In a single window of the Larimichthys crocea isolate SSNF chromosome XVII, L_crocea_2.0, whole genome shotgun sequence genome:
- the si:ch211-262h13.5 gene encoding alpha-2-HS-glycoprotein, producing the protein MDKHICTLLLLLSLLSVCVYSEGFALAPIELAPIPCNDKAVEKLSRLAVTYINEDRTLGYKFALNRVANVHLHAQGPAGNVYYLDLDVLETKCYIGSPKPWKRCDIRPFMETQISGNCNTTVLHTPEGYSYLYSYDCTLTPDPPEKLYQTCPTCPLLLPLDSQQAVDAARVTLASYKRQSTLGADLGVKEIMRASAQAVPVKASFVEYTVQECPEGVTERGTCERRMRDSDTETAGFCTGSVHGDLNVHPDVQVSCEMFKIQSVDVLRPVQPQGHDLPPDPVIPTFPSLFDDAGNDPQPVPSDPTLPPAVEPAPFDPTPVHPEPFDPAVVVNPTNPLSSSSSESAEDRVNQQQQPPAAQPFSSSSEEIGGPVAMRPPFNFRYQRPERKKRQALMEPLPSHNPVFLDDFPSGPSPFRSCPGPSRYTTV; encoded by the exons ATGGACAAACACATCTGCACGTTATTACTGCTTTTGTCCTTgctgtccgtgtgtgtgtacagcgaGGGATTTGCACTGGCGCCCATTGAACTCGCTCCCATCCCCTGTAACGACAAAGCTGTGGAGAAGCTGTCTCGTCTGGCTGTCACTTACATCAATGAGGATCGCACTTTGGGTTATAAGTTTGCCCTCAACCGCGTTGCAAATGTCCACCTGCACGCTCAG GGCCCAGCGGGCAATGTGTATTACCTGGACCTGGATGTCCTGGAGACCAAGTGTTACATAGGCAGCCCAAAACCATGGAAACGCTGTGACATCAGACCGTTCATGGAAACc CAAATCTCTGGAAACTGTAACACCACCGTCCTGCACACACCGGAGGGATACTCCTACCTGTACAGCTACGACTGCACTCTTACTCCAG ATCCTCCAGAGAAGCTCTACCAGACCTGTCCAACCTGCCCCCTCCTGCTGCCTCTGGACAGCCAACAGGCCGTGGACGCTGCTCGCGTCACCCTGGCGTCCTATAAGCGTCAGTCCACGCTCGGTGCAGACCTCGGAGTGAAGGAGATCATGAGAGCTTCAGCGCAG GCTGTGCCTGTGAAAGCCAGCTTTGTGGAGTACACAGTCCAAGAGTGTCCGGAGGGAGTGACAGAAAGAGGCACCTGCGAGCGGCGAATGCGTGACTCTGACACAGAG ACTGCAGGTTTCTGCACAGGATCCGTGCACGGAGACTTGAATGTGCATCCTGATGTTCAGGTGTCATGTGAGATGTTCAAGATACAG AGCGTGGACGTCCTCAGACCGGTGCAGCCTCAGGGTCACGACCTCCCCCCGGACCCCGTGATCCCAACCTTCCCGTCTCTGTTTGACGACGCAGGAAATGATCCGCAGCCTGTTCCCTCTGACCCCACGCTGCCACCTGCTGTTGAACCGGCGCCGTTTGACCCCACGCCCGTTCACCCTGAGCCCTTTGACCCCGCTGTTGTGGTTAACCCCACCAACCCTCTCAGCTCATCTTCCAGTGAGTCTGCTGAAGATCGAGTAAACCAGCAACAGCAACCACCGGCCGCGCAACCTTTCAGTTCATCCTCTGAAGAGATAGGAGGCCCCGTGGCGATGCGACCACCCTTCAACTTCCGCTACCAGAGGCCTGAGCGCAAGAAACGGCAGGCCTTGATGGAGCCGCTGCCCTCTCACAACCCAGTCTTCCTGGATGATTTCCCGAGTGGGCCCTCTCCTTTCCGCTCCTGTCCCGGTCCTTCTCGATACACCACAGTTTAA